The proteins below come from a single Triticum aestivum cultivar Chinese Spring chromosome 5D, IWGSC CS RefSeq v2.1, whole genome shotgun sequence genomic window:
- the LOC123123883 gene encoding disease resistance protein Pik-2, with amino-acid sequence MAPVVSAALGALGPLLVKLSGLLAGEYGRLKGVRREIRSLESELTSMHAALEEYTKLEDPSGQVKAWISLVRELAYDTKDIFDKFIHHLGKRGHRGGFKEFLRKITLPLKTLGARREIADQIDDLKDRIKQVKDLKDSYKLNDVPSSTTGHLAVDPRLHAVFAEEAHLVGVDGPRDDLAKWMVEEGNNSSKPRKVLSIVGFGGLGKTTLANEVYRKIQEQFDCKAFVSVSQKPDIKKIMKDVISQVSCQGGSTKDTSDWDEIKSISKLRELLQNKRYLIIIDDVWSAQAWKTIKCAFPENNCSSRIIVTTRIIDVAKSCCLGGDDQMYELKSLSDLHSRILFFTRIFGSGKNCPDMLEEVSNNILKKCGGLPLAIISIAGLLANRPVIKEEWEKVKRSIGSALEKTKSLEGMSSILSLSYNDLAPNLKTCLLYLSLFPEDHVIERTRLVRLWIAEGFISEERGQSKQEAAENYFYELINKSMVQPVDIGFDGKVRACRVHDMMLELIISKSVEDNFTTMVGGGQSLKNQQGFIRRLSIQYIDKELASALANLDLSHVRTLIVMPSCCIEHMPRLDLFEALRVLDFEGYEDLKDFDMNGMEKLVQLKYLNFRGKYISKLPSGIVMLTNLETLIFGYTRDQESPAGFGRLTKLEHLQGYWLTLSDGIGDMKNLQLMSGLVITSSITDVLEDLGSLTSLKELKVCLRLANGISDLVSCEDKRCEEAFLSSLCKLGTCKLRSLDITPSGASLDFLDSWCPLPSSLQRFYTHYMDSFTKFPKWITPALTNLADLGICIAEMTEDDLVTLGQLPSLLRLFLWPSNKLVGTIQRNSFLNLKVLDFEFKTKRAYVTFVEGSAPKLEELTITFSVSAAKANDFYSGIEHLSSLKEARIYLDDEDATRSECKAAAAEIRNEAGVNPNHPALIIEREPKGEDDEEASGSNEEKSKGVSDEV; translated from the exons ATGGCGCCTGTGGTTAGCGCTGCACTCGGCGCCTTGGGTCCCCTGCTGGTGAAGCTCAGCGGCCTGCTCGCCGGCGAGTATGGCCGCCTCAAAGGGGTCCGCCGTGAGATTCGCTCCCTAGAATCTGAGCTCACCAGCATGCATGCTGCCTTGGAAGAGTACACTAAGCTGGAAGATCCAAGTGGGCAAGTGAAGGCATGGATATCTCTGGTGCGGGAGCTGGCATATGATACCAAGGACATCTTCGACAAGTTCATCCATCACCTTGGTAAGCGTGGTCATCGTGGTGGTTTCAAGGAGTTCTTGCGCAAGATAACTCTCCCTCTGAAGACGCTTGGAGCTCGGCGTGAAATCGCCGACCAAATCGATGACCTGAAGGATCGCATCAAGCAAGTGAAAGATCTCAAGGATAGTTACAAGTTGAATGATGTTCCTTCGAGCACGACTGGCCATCTGGCCGTGGATCCCCGACTGCATGCAGTCTTTGCTGAGGAGGCACACCTTGTGGGCGTGGATGGTCCAAGGGATGATCTTGCCAAGTGGATGGTGGAAGAAGGAAACAACTCATCCAAACCTCGCAAGGTGTTGTCTATTGTTGGTTTTGGTGGATTGGGAAAAACAACACTGGCAAATGAGGTCTATCGCAAGATTCAAGAGCAATTTGATTGTAAGGCTTTCGTATCGGTCTCGCAAAAACCAGACATAAAGAAAATTATGAAGGATGTGATCTCTCAAGTGTCATGCCAAGGTGGATCCACAAAAGATACTAGTGATTGGGATGAAATTAAGTCCATTTCAAAGCTAAGAGAACTACTGCAAAATAAAAG GTATCTCATCATCATTGATGATGTATGGTCTGCACAAGCATGGAAAACTATCAAGTGCGCTTTCCCAGAGAACAATTGCTCTAGCAGAATTATAGTTACTACACGCATCATTGATGTAGCCAAGTCATGTTGTTTGGGAGGTGATGACCAGATGTATGAACTAAAATCCCTAAGTGATCTCCACTCTAGAATATTGTTTTTCACAAGAATATTTGGCTCCGGGAAAAATTGCCCTGACATGTTGGAAGAAGTTTCAAATAATATTCTAAAGAAATGTGGAGGCCTACCATTGGCAATTATAAGTATAGCTGGTTTACTAGCAAACCGACCAGTTATCAAGGAAGAGTGGGAGAAGGTTAAGAGGTCAATTGGTTCTGCACTGGAGAAAACTAAGAGTCTAGAGGGCATGAGTAGCATACTATCTCTGAGCTATAATGATCTTGCACCTAATCTCAAGACGTGCTTGTTGTATCTAAGTTTATTTCCCGAAGACCATGTGATTGAGAGAACTAGGCTAGTGAGGCTATGGATAGCAGAAGGCTTCATCTCTGAAGAGCGTGGACAGAGCAAGCAAGAGGCCGCTGAGAATTACTTCTATGAGCTTATCAACAAAAGTATGGTTCAACCAGTGGACATTGGCTTTGATGGTAAGGTTCGAGCATGTCGAGTCCATGACATGATGCTTGAACTTATTATTTCAAAATCAGTTGAAGATAATTTTACCACTATGGTAGGTGGAGGCCAAAGTTTGAAAAATCAACAGGGTTTTATTCGGCGGCTATCAATCCAGTACATTGACAAGGAACTTGCATCTGCACTGGCAAATCTAGATCTAAGCCATGTTCGAACTTTGATAGTAATGCCATCATGTTGCATCGAACACATGCCAAGGCTTGATCTGTTTGAAGCTTTACGTGTTCTTGATTTTGAAGGTTATGAGGATTTAAAGGACTTTGATATGAACGGTATGGAAAAATTAGTCCAACTAAAGTACCTCAACTTTAGGGGCAAATATATATCAAAGCTACCATCAGGAATCGTGATGCTAACTAATCTAGAGACCCTAATTTTTGGGTATACACGTGATCAAGAGTCGCCTGCTGGCTTTGGCCGGCTAACTAAACTTGAACACCTACAAGGATATTGGTTGACTCTATCAGATGGGATTGGGGATATGAAGAACTTACAGTTGATGTCAGGCTTGGTTATTACCTCCAGTATAACGGATGTGTTGGAGGATCTCGGGAGCCTAACAAGTTTGAAGGAGCTCAAGGTTTGTCTCCGCCTTGCAAACGGAATATCTGATCTAGTATCTTGCGAGGACAAGAGATGTGAAGAGGCGTTCCTCTCCTCACTGTGCAAGCTTGGTACCTGCAAACTCCGATCTTTGGATATAACACCGAGCGGTGCTTCCCTTGACTTCTTAGATTCTTGGTGCCCTCTGCCATCTTCTCTTCAAAGGTTTTACACGCACTACATGGATTCGTTCACCAAGTTTCCAAAGTGGATTACACCAGCACTCACTAACCTTGCCGACCTGGGCATCTGCATAGCTGAAATGACAGAAGATGATCTGGTTACTCTTGGGCAGCTCCCATCCTTACTTCGCCTGTTCCTATGGCCATCAAATAAGTTGGTTGGCACAATCCAACGCAATTCTTTCCTGAATCTGAAGGTTTTGGACTTCGAATTTAAGACTAAACGAGCATATGTTACGTTTGTGGAAGGGTCTGCGCCCAAGCTTGAGGAACTTACCATCACATTCAGTGTGTCGGCAGCAAAAGCTAATGACTTCTATTCAGGCATTGAGCATCTCTCATCTCTCAAAGAAGCTAGGATATATCTTGATGATGAAGATGCGACACGTTCAGAATGCAAGGCTGCAGCTGCTGAGATCAGGAATGAAGCGGGTGTCAATCCCAACCATCCTGCACTTATTATTGAGAGGGAACCAAAGGGAGAGGACGATGAAGAGGCCAGTGGTAGTAACGAGGAGAAGAGCAAGGGAGTTTCTGATGAGGTTTAA